Genomic segment of Salvia hispanica cultivar TCC Black 2014 chromosome 2, UniMelb_Shisp_WGS_1.0, whole genome shotgun sequence:
cctttttttaattcagaaatttcaaaattatttcataataaaataattggatgtgaACAACTGTGATTTTTTCATGTGATGATAATTCTAAGAAGTTAaggaatcaaaataaacataagaatttaaaaactaacgaATTAAATTACTTTCTCTGATAGATATTtggcaaccaaacatggcctaaaAAATCAAGCATATGTTCATCcatgttgttatttttatagcttagaattttaagaattatttaataataaaattgtcaCTGGTTACGAGtgactatgattattttgtttgatggtAACACTTAGTAATTAAGTATACATGCATATAGTCattattttaagtatatactgatatagtcatttttttataataaaaaatttaaaaatcatataagAATAATTAGATGCAAATGCCTATGAGTATTTCTTTTGATGATAGCactaattaagaaattaagtatacatgcatgtagtcatttttataagttaaattttaagaattacttagtactaaaaaaataattggatgctAAAActattgttatttcttttgatAGTAacactttttaattaagaatatattcatatagtcatttttaggtgtataatttacaaattttaaaatttatttaattataaaatattgaatgtgAATGACTATGATTATTTCGTTTGATGATAGCactaattaagaaattaagtatatatgcatgtagcatttttataagtttagaattttaattaagaattacttagtagtactaaaaaattaattagatgcAAAATActattgttatttcttttgatAGTAACACttattaattaagaatatatttatatagaagataatttacaaattttaaaaattatttaattggaatatattttaattgaatgtGAATGACTATAATTATTTCGTTTGATGATAATACTAAGAATTAAGTATGTATGCATGTAGccattttataattagaaattataaaaaatatttattaataaaataattatttcatttgatgataaaactaaaaaatcaaGTTGAAGGAAGAAATATCCTCATTATTGTTAATGGAAGAATAAATTATACAACTTGCAAAGATGTAGTAGTAAATTATTTCCTAAAAGTGAAAACGCCGATTATGGAAAACTTAATTTTTCCTAAATGCTAATAGAAGGGTAATCACGTACTACATTgttgtaattaattatgattcatttattgtaaatataaaattccTAAAATGTCCAActttgtatatacaatttttgttaatttctcACTACccatattaaaaatgatattgacAAACCAACGACCATCGTACATTTCGTTAAACACCAACGCGGTATAACTTGGCCTCTTTCTTActtcttttcttctcctttCCATAATTGTAAgacagaaaaataatgaaagttGAACCCAAAATCTTCACCTTCTATAAAGaacaactaaataaatattatttaatcactcttatataaaagaaaattggtgaaaaaatatagtaaaatgtaagccaatttttatatattcattttataataaaatgtgagcgaaataaatttagtggaatgtggagctTGTTGCCATTTATGAAAGATTCTTACCGGAACTTCAAATatgggacgaactaaaataaaaaccgGACGACTAAAGTGGAACagaaagaatatttaaaaacaatatttaaaaagatactgctttttttttttttttatcaacagtgcttttacaataaaaaagttaatcgCAGCAAATATAAACATTATTAACAAATGGCTCTGTACATGCACTCAAATAAAAGTACAATTATCGGGAATATTTCTGTAAATGGGTCAATACTTCAAACGTAACTTAGTAGAAAGTAGAAAACAAAAGTATTGAGTATctagattatttttgtaaattcttaatgatttttatatttagcaTTGATTTGGGCTAGATCATGATAGACCGTGAGCCTGGCCAATATTGAAACCCATTTACAGAAAAGACCACAGCTGAGTCCAATCCATGGAAGGCCCTTAACTAGATTCATCCACCGATTGTTGTcccattttgcaatttttattaagccattaataaatgttttattgCCTGCTTACAATTTTTTGGTAATACATCACACagttcattaacttttttcacttatattttttataaaattatttcattaacttttttcactcatattttacataaaattatttcatcaactttttccactcatattttttataaaactaatttataaaaataagactcatattctacggattgtgatcaattgctaactcaacttttaattgataactacaactaatttaaaatcacATGATTAGTAGACATCTAGTAGTCTACAAATTATCACGTGTAATttcgttttattattattatttaaattttaaaaaataagataaataccataattagggtttttggtcaaaatgtcaatatagtatattaaacaTATCAATACGAGTCATTGAATATGTCAATACAATTTAgcattgacattttatacGTATTATACTGACATATTATGATAGTTATATTGACATTGAACTACTACAAAAGAATAAACGAAAATccaagattttttttcaaattttgacattggaacatatgcaagttaTATCttgttagaatccttataaaatctttaatttgatataagttgtgtaaaaaaataatttaaattgcgatagttataatcaattaaaatttttgaatgtttttttaaagttggttataactaatttttggtcaattgacattaatacccttaattgacattttgtgtgaattgtattgatattcatGGATGGGTGATCTCATGCCTTGatttcataattcaatatatattatttagtgggatgagttagcaatataagtATAACACAcccacacattccactatccttttccaataacattttattacatttcttaaaatctatgTCTACTCATAAGGATGAATGTGAGATGGTTAATTATAAGATACAATCTAATGCGAAACAGAGAATATAGTATAGACCCAGGacaaaatttttagaaatataggGAGTTGATTGTATTTCCAAAAAGTTTTTGAGAGACCTgattataagagcatccgcaatggtgcttaggctagctataggccagccattctctcccctgccacgtcagcaacactaaaaaatccacctgccacatcagatttaggccagccataggccagccgcaataaaaataattcaaaatatactacatttacggaattaaaattacgattaaaatacggcattaaatttacgagacatatacgggaaaattcattaattttatttaaataaaaaaaagtacattaactaaaaatcataaaaataacataataaaaaaaaatccgggcttccacacacgagccaccttgaatctgttatagtttgccgctagccgaatCGGTATGACATAtttctgttttaggtcttcattttgtattgggctagttgttgttgtccatcgctagatgttgctcttgtacagaaatttagagatagagaaaatcgcgtttatatagtttttcaaaaattaaaaaaaagaattaaatttttttttaaaaagaatttaaaaaaattaaaaaaaagaattaaaaaaaaaaacaaaattcggcgctggccgatcgctggctgatcgggccgccacaatggcggccagcagCATCGgctagcgcatcggccagcgccgagcgatcggccagcccacgccgatcggcTCGCCGATTTCGCGCTGGCcgactccaatggttcggctagccgatcgcctagcgcgacgaatcggctagccggtcgctagccgcccattgcggatgctctaaatgtGAAGAAGTTTAGCGATCAAACTGTAATCACCCAAAAGTGGAAGGAGCTTCTCGAAATTTGGTAAATTTGACAAATCTCAATGAGTTTTGATCTATGTAAAACCCattcttaatacaaaaataatgaacCAAGCGTACAAAggtcatttttaggtcatcgtaagcttatttttacgtcattataataaagatgacataaaatgatcttaacatttCCTCAAACccgaattttataatattacctAAAACTTCTTTATAATAACCCAccgtgtttttctttaattattgacaaTTAGATTGAAAAATCTCATGGTCAAGATTTGGTCTGGATTTTGTATGGAGatgcatttttgtattaatcattttcctatatagatattgaagaatttaaaaataaaagaaaacataaagaAACTGCACAACAATTACAACTGAAAACATAGATAGAAACGAACATCTATTTCAGTGTTGATACGAAGCAACATTTCTGTAAATGAGAGAAAACAGAAACTGCCTGTACAACTGTAAATGTTGCCAATACATAGAATGGAACATCTATTTTAATGTTAGCAGTTAGCACGAACCCACatttctatcatttttataaactGGAAACacttttttaatcttttccAATTCATTGAAAACCTCTGTCATCGACATGCGATCTCTTGGAAGTTGCTTCGAGCATCTCACTCCAATCCTCAGAATTGAAACAATGCAATCCCAAAACTTTTCATCGACATTAAGTTCTTCATGCAGGCATGGATCCACTACTTCGGTTACACGGTCGGTTAAGGCTGTGCTAACGAAGTCCTGGAGATTTAGGCATCCTTCGAATGCATCACTTGTTGGTCTTCTGTTTGTGAACATCTCAAGAACAAGAATTCCGTAACTGTATACATCCCCTTGAGTTGATGCAACATAATTCATGCCATACTCTAAACAGAAAACATACATAGACGGCAGACTTAGctatatgcatataaaataCTAGTCAATTAAAgagtttaaaatttgaagtaaaCCTGGAGCAATGTAGCCTATGGTACCCTTTATTGCAGATGAACTGCTTCTTTCCGCAGATGGCAAGCTCTGTGTAATGCTTGAAACAATTTTGGCTAAACCAAAATCACCAACTTTGGCAACCATGTCTTGATCCAATAGAATGTTACTCGGCTTCAAATCTCCATGAATAACTATGGTGCCAGTTCCACAATGCATGTACTCAACTGCCGATGCAATATCTATGGCAATATTGAGTCTCTGAATAGCACTTAGAGCTCCCCTGCCTTCACTCTCAGAATGAAGCCAGTTCTCGAGGCttccgttggccacaaattcATATACCAATGCCTTAAATTCATTCCCTTGAAAATCAGAGCTGTCACATACACTCACAATCTTGAGCAAATTTCTGTGTCGTATGCCTCTCAATGCATTGCATTCTGATGCCAAACTCTTACAAGCTCCTCTTACGTTAAGATTAAGAACCTTCACTGCCACATCTGTCTGCTCATCATCTTCATTGATAATTCCTTTGTAAACAGATCCAAATATCCCTGCACCAAGTAGATTTGTCTCCGAGAATCCTTCTGTGGCAGTCAAGAGATCTGCATATGATAGCCTCAAAAAGTCCGACATTTGGAATATGGGCATTTCAACATTTTGCGGTGCTCGTCGCTTGTAGATTATGATCACAGAGAAGCACACTGCAAGGGCTACTAGGCATGTGACTCCAACAATAGTTGGGATCAATATATTACCTATACCTTTGTTGTTCGATTTTGGTGATGATGGACAAGAAGGAAGGTTTAGGATTGCAATACCTCCACACAAGTATTGGTTTCCTTCAAGTGAGACTACACTTTCATTTTGGAAAACTCCAAGAATAGGGACTTCACCTTGCAGCTCATTGAAGGAAAGGTTAAGGTATAACAGACGAAACTCGCTAAGAAATCTTGGAATGAATCCTGAAAGGTTATTATGTGAAAGATCCAAATATTGTAAACCTCTCAAACTCTTGAGGCTGTCAGGTATCTCTCCTTGAAGAGAATTCCTACTGAGGACAAGCCAACTGAGCATGATGCAACTACTCAAAGAAGTCGGGATGTTTCCGGTTAATCTATTGTAGGACAAGTCCAATTCCACAAGATTTCTCAATGCACCAACTTCTGATGGAATAGCACCCATCAAGGCATTGTGGGATACGTTAAATCCGATAGAAATGGATGAAAGCCTCATAATTTCAGGAGGTATTGAACCATTGAGATTGTTCTCTGCAAGATCTAAGAGTGACAAGCTGGTGCAGTTGCCAAGACTTGCAGGTATACTTCCATAAAGATTGTTTTGCTTCAAGAGGAGAAAGTTCAACAAAGTCAAGTTCCCAAATGACATTGGTATCTCATTTGTCAGCCTATTTCCTCTTAGGTAGATTTCTTGCAAGTCATGAAGTTTTCCAATGGACCAAGGAATTGGACCTTCGAGATCATTGGCCTCAGCTGATAGAACGGAGAGACCAATGAGGCTTCCAATACTCGATGGAATCGTTCCTATTAACTGGTTTCCATCAATGCTCAGGAAATTCAACTGCCTGGAAAGATTGCCAATGGAATTTGGCAATGAACCAGTGAAGTGGTTATTTGCCAACAATAATTTTCTTAGTCTGGTGCAATTTGTGAGGGATGATAAAATAGTATGAATAT
This window contains:
- the LOC125206730 gene encoding probable LRR receptor-like serine/threonine-protein kinase At3g47570 gives rise to the protein MAGVVDVLHVDLQLNFLSIDGNQLIGTIPSSIGSLIGLSVLSAEANDLEGPIPWSIGKLHDLQEIYLRGNRLTNEIPMSFGNLTLLNFLLLKQNNLYGSIPASLGNCTSLSLLDLAENNLNGSIPPEIMRLSSISIGFNVSHNALMGAIPSEVGALRNLVELDLSYNRLTGNIPTSLSSCIMLSWLVLSRNSLQGEIPDSLKSLRGLQYLDLSHNNLSGFIPRFLSEFRLLYLNLSFNELQGEVPILGVFQNESVVSLEGNQYLCGGIAILNLPSCPSSPKSNNKGIGNILIPTIVGVTCLVALAVCFSVIIIYKRRAPQNVEMPIFQMSDFLRLSYADLLTATEGFSETNLLGAGIFGSVYKGIINEDDEQTDVAVKVLNLNVRGACKSLASECNALRGIRHRNLLKIVSVCDSSDFQGNEFKALVYEFVANGSLENWLHSESEGRGALSAIQRLNIAIDIASAVEYMHCGTGTIVIHGDLKPSNILLDQDMVAKVGDFGLAKIVSSITQSLPSAERSSSSAIKGTIGYIAPEYGMNYVASTQGDVYSYGILVLEMFTNRRPTSDAFEGCLNLQDFVSTALTDRVTEVVDPCLHEELNVDEKFWDCIVSILRIGVRCSKQLPRDRMSMTETVQNVGIPIVQMSDFLRLSYADLLSATKGFSETNLLGAGRFGSVFKGTISDDDEKKDVAVKD